One genomic segment of Streptomyces sp. RerS4 includes these proteins:
- a CDS encoding ABC transporter substrate-binding protein yields the protein MFNRTRCLQIAAAVASISLLSGCGLFSDDSGDSAKRIVVGTTSAPSTLDPAAAWDGSWELYRNVYQTLLAFPTGSTKPQPDAAQNCEFTDAANESYRCTLRKGLKFSNGEALDSKAVKHSLDRIKKINHKVGPAGLFGTLEKIETPDPLTVVFHLKTPDATFPYVLGSPAASLVAPKDYPADKIRNDGKITGSGPYVLTSYEQGSEAVLGRNETYAGFANRRNDGVTIRYFSDSKKMVAALKDKEIDATYRGLSAAEIKDLQTPASHNLGVQVVENVGAEIRYLVFNPNDPQVAKPAVRQAIAQVIDRGAIVSKVYQGTAEPLYSMVPKGVVGHKTPFFDLYGNADVEKARKILKTAGVPLPVDLTFWYTTDRYGASTADEFTEIKRQLDESGLFKITLRGQPWVAFQDGYKGGQYPVFGRGWFPDFPDPDNFIAPFVGKENAVGTPYEPPQIMNELLPKSRREGDRSLGIREFETAQQIFAQDVRLLPLWQGKLYVGAREDIAGAERALDPQTAMQMWELYRKTSW from the coding sequence GTGTTCAACCGGACCAGATGCCTGCAGATCGCTGCGGCCGTTGCGTCCATATCCCTGCTCTCCGGGTGCGGTCTGTTCTCGGACGACAGCGGCGACAGCGCGAAGCGGATCGTCGTCGGCACGACCAGTGCCCCCAGCACCCTCGATCCGGCCGCGGCCTGGGACGGCTCCTGGGAGCTGTACCGCAACGTCTACCAGACCCTCCTGGCCTTCCCGACGGGCAGCACCAAGCCCCAGCCCGACGCCGCGCAGAACTGCGAGTTCACCGACGCGGCCAACGAGTCCTACCGCTGCACCCTGCGCAAGGGCCTGAAGTTCTCCAACGGCGAGGCGCTCGACTCCAAGGCGGTCAAGCACTCCCTCGACCGCATCAAGAAGATCAACCACAAGGTCGGCCCCGCGGGCCTCTTCGGGACGCTGGAGAAGATCGAGACCCCGGACCCGCTCACGGTCGTCTTCCACCTGAAGACCCCCGACGCGACCTTCCCGTACGTGCTGGGCTCGCCGGCCGCCTCCCTGGTCGCGCCGAAGGACTACCCCGCCGACAAGATCCGCAACGACGGGAAGATCACCGGCTCCGGCCCCTACGTCCTCACCTCGTACGAGCAGGGCTCCGAGGCGGTCCTCGGCCGCAACGAGACCTACGCCGGCTTCGCCAACCGCCGCAACGACGGCGTGACGATCCGCTACTTCTCCGACTCCAAGAAGATGGTCGCGGCCCTCAAGGACAAGGAGATCGACGCCACCTACCGAGGGCTCTCCGCCGCGGAGATCAAGGACCTCCAGACGCCCGCCTCGCACAACCTCGGCGTGCAGGTCGTGGAGAACGTCGGCGCCGAGATCCGCTACCTGGTCTTCAACCCGAACGACCCGCAGGTCGCCAAGCCGGCCGTGCGCCAGGCGATCGCCCAGGTCATCGACCGGGGCGCGATCGTCTCGAAGGTCTACCAGGGCACCGCCGAGCCGCTCTACTCGATGGTTCCCAAGGGCGTCGTGGGCCACAAGACGCCCTTCTTCGACCTCTACGGCAACGCCGACGTCGAGAAGGCCAGGAAGATCCTCAAGACCGCCGGGGTCCCCCTGCCGGTGGATCTGACCTTCTGGTACACCACCGACCGCTACGGCGCCTCCACCGCCGACGAGTTCACCGAGATCAAGCGCCAGCTCGACGAGAGCGGCCTCTTCAAGATCACTCTGCGCGGCCAGCCCTGGGTCGCCTTCCAGGACGGCTACAAGGGCGGCCAGTACCCGGTCTTCGGCCGCGGCTGGTTCCCGGACTTCCCGGACCCCGACAACTTCATCGCGCCGTTCGTCGGCAAGGAGAACGCGGTCGGCACCCCGTACGAGCCGCCGCAGATCATGAACGAGCTGCTGCCCAAGTCGCGCCGCGAGGGCGACCGGTCGCTGGGCATCCGGGAATTCGAGACGGCCCAGCAGATCTTCGCCCAGGACGTCCGCCTGCTGCCCCTGTGGCAGGGCAAGCTCTACGTCGGCGCTCGCGAGGACATCGCC
- a CDS encoding SDR family oxidoreductase — protein sequence MTDENVIDSGDRADSGKVALVTGASRGIGYGVAEALVARGDRVCITGRNEEALKEAVERLGADRVIGVAGKAHDEAHQAVAVERTMEAFGRVDFLINNAGTNPVFGPIADLDLGVARKVFETNVISALGFAQRTWHAWQKENGGAIVNIASIAGISASPFIGAYGMSKAAMVNLTLQLAHEMAPGVRVNAIAPAVVKTRFAQALYEGREQEAAAAYPLGRLGVPEDIGGAAAFLTSAQAEWITGQTLVVDGGMFLNAGVH from the coding sequence ATGACGGACGAGAACGTCATCGACAGCGGCGACAGGGCCGACAGCGGCAAGGTCGCGCTGGTCACCGGGGCGAGCCGGGGCATCGGCTACGGCGTGGCCGAGGCGCTCGTCGCGCGGGGCGACCGGGTGTGCATCACCGGGCGCAACGAGGAGGCGCTCAAGGAGGCCGTGGAGCGGCTCGGCGCGGACCGGGTGATCGGCGTCGCGGGCAAGGCGCACGACGAGGCCCACCAGGCCGTCGCCGTGGAACGGACGATGGAGGCCTTCGGCCGCGTCGACTTCCTGATCAACAACGCGGGCACCAATCCGGTCTTCGGGCCGATCGCGGACCTCGACCTCGGGGTCGCGCGCAAGGTGTTCGAGACGAACGTGATCTCCGCGCTCGGCTTCGCGCAGCGGACCTGGCACGCCTGGCAGAAGGAGAACGGCGGGGCGATCGTGAACATCGCCTCCATCGCCGGGATCTCCGCCTCGCCCTTCATCGGCGCGTACGGGATGAGCAAGGCGGCCATGGTCAACCTCACCCTCCAGCTCGCGCACGAGATGGCGCCGGGCGTGCGGGTGAACGCGATCGCGCCGGCCGTGGTGAAGACCCGCTTCGCGCAGGCGCTCTACGAGGGCCGGGAGCAGGAGGCCGCGGCCGCCTACCCGCTCGGCCGGCTCGGCGTCCCGGAGGACATCGGCGGAGCCGCCGCATTCCTGACATCTGCACAAGCGGAATGGATCACGGGACAAACTCTGGTGGTCGATGGGGGAATGTTCCTCAATGCCGGAGTGCACTGA
- the fabG gene encoding 3-oxoacyl-ACP reductase FabG, whose amino-acid sequence MSTTEQRVAIVTGAARGIGAATAVRLAAEGRAVAVLDLDEAACKDTVEAITAAGGKALAVGCDVSDAAQVEAAVERVASTLGAPTILVNNAGVLRDNLLFKMSDSDWDTVMNVHLRGAFLMARACQKYMVEAKFGRVVNLSSSSALGNRGQANYAAAKAGLQGFTKTLAIELGKFGVTANAVAPGFIVTEMTAQTAARVGMGFEEFQQAAATQIPVQRVGRPEDIANAIAFFTGDAAGFVSGQVMYVAGGPLN is encoded by the coding sequence ATGTCCACCACCGAGCAGCGCGTCGCGATCGTGACCGGGGCGGCCCGTGGCATCGGCGCGGCCACGGCCGTCCGCCTGGCGGCCGAGGGCCGCGCCGTCGCCGTACTCGACCTCGACGAGGCGGCCTGCAAGGACACCGTGGAGGCGATCACGGCGGCCGGCGGCAAGGCCCTGGCCGTCGGCTGCGACGTCTCCGACGCCGCGCAGGTGGAGGCGGCCGTCGAGCGGGTCGCGAGCACGCTCGGCGCTCCGACCATCCTGGTCAACAACGCGGGCGTGCTCCGCGACAACCTGCTCTTCAAGATGAGCGACAGCGACTGGGACACGGTCATGAACGTCCACCTGCGCGGTGCGTTCCTGATGGCGCGGGCCTGTCAGAAGTACATGGTGGAGGCCAAGTTTGGCCGCGTCGTGAACCTCTCCAGCAGCTCGGCGCTCGGCAACCGCGGCCAGGCCAACTACGCCGCCGCCAAGGCCGGCTTGCAGGGCTTCACCAAGACCCTCGCCATCGAGCTCGGCAAGTTCGGCGTCACCGCCAACGCCGTCGCCCCGGGCTTCATCGTCACCGAGATGACCGCGCAGACCGCCGCCCGCGTCGGCATGGGCTTCGAGGAGTTCCAGCAGGCGGCCGCCACCCAGATCCCCGTACAGCGCGTCGGCCGCCCCGAGGACATCGCCAACGCCATCGCCTTCTTCACGGGCGACGCCGCGGGCTTCGTCTCGGGCCAGGTCATGTACGTGGCCGGCGGCCCGCTCAACTGA
- a CDS encoding DUF3037 domain-containing protein, with product MTKRDVFEYALVRVVPRMERGECFNAGVIVYCRAHSYVAARTHLDEAKLLALDPTADVAGVRAALRGVEGLCAGGESAGQAAGDDAGRRFRWLIAPRSTVVQPGPVHTGLTADPEAEVERLLDLLVR from the coding sequence GTGACCAAGCGGGACGTGTTCGAGTACGCGCTGGTGCGCGTGGTGCCCCGGATGGAACGCGGCGAGTGTTTCAACGCCGGCGTCATCGTCTACTGCCGGGCGCACTCCTACGTGGCCGCGCGCACCCATCTCGACGAGGCGAAGCTCCTCGCCCTCGACCCGACGGCCGACGTGGCCGGGGTCCGGGCCGCGCTGCGCGGGGTCGAGGGGCTGTGCGCCGGCGGCGAGTCGGCCGGGCAGGCGGCGGGCGACGACGCGGGGCGCAGGTTCCGCTGGCTGATCGCCCCGCGCAGCACGGTGGTGCAGCCGGGTCCGGTCCACACGGGGCTGACGGCGGACCCGGAGGCGGAGGTGGAACGCCTGTTGGACCTGTTGGTCCGCTGA
- a CDS encoding HipA family kinase: MLTEVIATRYVTPLREGGSLPGIVEADDLGTYVMKFTGAGQGRKTLVAEVVCGRLAQRLGLRVPRLVQMQLDPVIGLAEPDEEVQELLKASGGLNLGMDYLPGSIGFDPLAYEADPVEAGRVVWFDALINNVDRSWRNPNMLVWHGDLWLIDHGATMIWHHNWPTAQAAAAKPYNASDHALAPVGPDIAAAAAELAPLVTEELLTEVTADVPDEWLVDEPGFETTDAVRRAYVDALLPRAATIHERITMEAEVRPRSGPPGWLAERLAPQPNKKKSDSE; the protein is encoded by the coding sequence ATGCTTACAGAAGTGATCGCCACCCGCTATGTCACGCCCTTGCGTGAGGGCGGCTCGCTGCCGGGGATCGTCGAGGCCGACGACCTCGGGACCTACGTCATGAAATTCACCGGAGCCGGTCAGGGCCGCAAGACCCTGGTCGCCGAAGTCGTCTGCGGGCGTCTCGCCCAGCGCCTCGGCCTGCGCGTGCCTCGGCTGGTGCAGATGCAGCTCGACCCCGTCATCGGGCTTGCCGAGCCCGACGAGGAGGTCCAGGAGCTGCTGAAGGCCAGCGGCGGCCTGAACCTCGGCATGGACTACCTGCCCGGCTCGATCGGCTTCGACCCGCTCGCCTACGAGGCGGACCCGGTCGAGGCGGGGCGCGTGGTCTGGTTCGACGCGCTGATCAACAACGTCGACCGGTCCTGGCGCAACCCGAACATGCTGGTCTGGCACGGGGACCTGTGGCTCATCGACCACGGCGCCACCATGATCTGGCACCACAACTGGCCCACCGCCCAGGCCGCCGCCGCCAAGCCCTACAACGCCTCCGACCACGCCCTGGCCCCCGTGGGCCCCGACATCGCGGCCGCCGCGGCCGAGCTGGCGCCGCTGGTGACCGAGGAACTGCTGACCGAGGTCACCGCCGACGTCCCCGACGAGTGGCTCGTCGACGAGCCGGGCTTCGAGACCACCGACGCGGTCCGACGCGCCTACGTCGACGCCCTGCTGCCGCGCGCGGCGACGATCCACGAGAGGATCACGATGGAGGCCGAGGTCCGGCCCCGTTCCGGTCCGCCGGGGTGGCTCGCCGAGCGCCTCGCCCCCCAGCCGAACAAGAAGAAGAGCGACAGCGAGTGA